In one Stenotrophomonas maltophilia genomic region, the following are encoded:
- a CDS encoding thioredoxin-like domain-containing protein, with product MRSEALRVLLCAGSALLAAPVAAENLHAQVSASLMRPEARSLRPMQWSPPPRLIALYFGADWCAPCHAFVPTLRSVRDALREAGADTEVVYVSQDESQAALRRYMRRQDMPWPVLDPRRAARMPVLQALAGPAPPNLVLIDAEGRVLAKGWHGRRYEGLQPVLKLWQAGACAQEQARCPPLE from the coding sequence ATGCGTTCTGAAGCACTGCGCGTTCTGCTGTGCGCCGGCAGCGCGCTGCTGGCCGCGCCGGTCGCGGCAGAGAATCTGCACGCGCAGGTCTCGGCGTCGCTGATGCGACCAGAGGCGCGATCGCTGCGCCCGATGCAGTGGTCGCCGCCGCCGCGATTGATCGCGCTGTACTTCGGTGCGGACTGGTGCGCGCCCTGCCATGCCTTCGTGCCGACCCTGCGCAGCGTGCGTGACGCACTGCGCGAGGCCGGTGCGGACACCGAGGTGGTGTACGTCAGCCAGGATGAGAGCCAGGCCGCGCTGCGCCGCTACATGCGCCGCCAGGACATGCCGTGGCCGGTACTGGACCCGCGCAGGGCCGCGCGCATGCCGGTGCTGCAGGCCCTGGCCGGCCCCGCGCCGCCCAATCTGGTGCTGATCGACGCGGAAGGTCGCGTGCTGGCGAAGGGGTGGCATGGGCGGCGCTATGAGGGTCTACAGCCTGTGCTGAAGCTGTGGCAGGCAGGGGCATGCGCACAGGAACAGGCGCGCTGCCCGCCGCTTGAGTGA
- the mntR gene encoding manganese-binding transcriptional regulator MntR, with product MSKSDDSTSPKNPPLIEAERQVESFRQVREAHRMELVEDYVELISDLLADGGEARQVDIATRLGVAQPTVAKMLRRLARDGWVVQRPYRGVFLTAEGEALAHASRQRHQTVERFLLALGVDADTARRDAEGIEHHVSEQTLALFEAFVRKAEGG from the coding sequence GTGAGCAAGAGCGACGATTCGACATCGCCAAAGAATCCCCCCTTGATCGAGGCCGAGCGCCAGGTCGAGAGCTTCCGGCAGGTGCGCGAGGCGCACCGGATGGAACTGGTGGAGGACTATGTCGAGCTGATCTCGGACCTGCTGGCCGATGGCGGCGAGGCCCGCCAGGTCGACATCGCCACCCGCCTGGGGGTGGCGCAGCCGACGGTGGCGAAGATGCTGCGGCGGCTGGCCCGCGACGGCTGGGTCGTGCAGCGGCCCTATCGTGGTGTCTTTCTGACCGCCGAGGGCGAGGCGCTGGCCCATGCCAGTCGCCAGCGGCACCAGACGGTGGAGCGCTTCCTGTTGGCGTTGGGCGTGGATGCAGATACCGCCCGGCGCGATGCCGAAGGCATCGAGCATCATGTCAGCGAGCAGACGCTGGCGCTGTTCGAAGCATTCGTGCGCAAGGCCGAGGGCGGGTAG
- a CDS encoding Nramp family divalent metal transporter, with product MNTLAPDDPSAPAPASLGALNASVAVPDKGHWWFRLLAFLGPGYMISVGYMDPGNWATDLAGGSRFGYLLLSVILVSNLMAVILQALSARLGIATGLDLAQACRARYPKPVNLALWALCEAAIIACDLAEVIGTAIALKLLFDLPLLWGAVITALDTLLVLLLMNRGFRALEAFVIALLMVIFACFVVQIAMAAPPVMAVLGGFIPRAQVVTDPHALYIAIGIIGATVMPHNLYLHSSIVQTRAYPRTDEGRRSALRWAVTDSTLALTLALFINASILILAAAVFHANGRFDVEDIEQAHQLLAPMLGVGAAATLFAVALLASGLNSTVTATLAGQIVMEGFLRLRLPPWLRRLLTRALAIIPVVVVIVLFGDQGAVKLLVLSQVVLSMQLPFAIIPLVRIVTDKVTMGALVAPRWLGTIAWLIALVIVALNVKLLVDTFAAA from the coding sequence ATGAACACCCTGGCGCCCGATGACCCTTCGGCCCCTGCCCCGGCCAGCCTGGGTGCGCTCAATGCCTCGGTGGCGGTACCCGACAAGGGCCACTGGTGGTTCCGCCTGCTGGCGTTCCTCGGCCCGGGCTACATGATCTCGGTCGGCTACATGGACCCTGGCAACTGGGCCACCGACCTGGCCGGCGGCTCACGCTTCGGCTACCTGCTGCTGTCGGTCATCCTCGTGTCCAATCTGATGGCGGTGATCCTGCAGGCGCTCTCGGCGCGGCTGGGTATCGCCACCGGGCTGGACCTGGCCCAGGCCTGTCGCGCGCGCTACCCGAAGCCGGTCAATCTGGCCCTGTGGGCGCTGTGCGAGGCAGCCATCATCGCCTGCGACCTGGCCGAGGTGATCGGCACCGCCATCGCACTGAAGCTGCTGTTCGACCTGCCGCTGCTGTGGGGCGCAGTGATCACCGCGCTGGACACGCTGCTGGTGCTGCTGCTGATGAACCGCGGCTTCCGCGCGCTGGAGGCCTTCGTCATCGCGCTGCTGATGGTGATCTTCGCCTGCTTCGTGGTCCAGATCGCGATGGCCGCGCCGCCTGTCATGGCGGTGCTTGGCGGCTTCATTCCACGCGCACAGGTGGTCACCGATCCGCACGCCCTGTACATCGCGATCGGCATCATCGGCGCCACGGTCATGCCGCACAACCTGTACCTCCACTCGTCCATCGTGCAGACCCGAGCGTACCCGCGTACCGACGAGGGTCGCCGCAGCGCGCTGCGCTGGGCGGTGACCGACAGCACGCTGGCCCTGACGCTGGCACTGTTCATCAATGCCAGCATCCTGATCCTGGCCGCAGCCGTGTTCCATGCCAACGGTCGCTTCGACGTGGAAGACATCGAGCAGGCGCATCAGCTGCTGGCACCGATGCTGGGCGTGGGCGCCGCGGCGACGCTGTTCGCGGTGGCACTGCTGGCATCGGGCCTGAATTCCACGGTGACCGCGACGCTGGCCGGGCAGATCGTGATGGAGGGCTTCCTGCGCCTTCGCCTGCCGCCCTGGCTGCGGCGGCTGCTGACCCGGGCGCTGGCGATCATTCCGGTGGTGGTGGTGATCGTGCTGTTCGGCGACCAGGGCGCGGTGAAGCTGCTGGTGCTGAGCCAGGTGGTGCTGTCGATGCAGCTGCCGTTCGCGATCATTCCCCTGGTGCGGATCGTGACCGACAAGGTGACCATGGGCGCACTGGTGGCACCGCGGTGGCTGGGTACGATCGCCTGGTTGATCGCGCTGGTGATCGTGGCACTGAATGTGAAGCTGCTGGTCGATACCTTCGCCGCCGCCTGA
- a CDS encoding thioredoxin family protein — protein MQIIDATTPEQLQQLLAEHPRVLVDFHKDQCPGCRMLEMSLQRVASSGAGHGMTLLRVQLEVLGEGFFRELGLRQTPTLALFRDGNERIRLAGFQSPQQIEAAIALHL, from the coding sequence ATGCAGATCATCGACGCCACCACGCCTGAGCAGCTCCAGCAGCTGTTGGCCGAACACCCCCGGGTCCTGGTGGATTTCCACAAGGACCAGTGCCCGGGCTGCCGGATGCTGGAGATGTCCCTGCAGCGCGTCGCCAGCAGCGGTGCGGGGCATGGCATGACCCTGCTGCGGGTGCAGCTGGAAGTGCTGGGTGAAGGCTTCTTCAGGGAGCTGGGGCTGCGGCAGACACCAACGCTTGCGCTGTTCCGTGACGGCAATGAACGCATCCGCCTGGCCGGATTCCAGTCGCCACAGCAGATCGAGGCTGCCATCGCCCTGCATCTGTAG
- a CDS encoding flavodoxin has product MGILIVVASLSGNTRELGRQIAERCRAAGHAVHWQEADDLRQPAPLAADEADLVLLGSWTDNAGRTPAEMKAWVAGIAGLGQRPRQVAVFGTGETQWGQEYYCGAVHRLIRYFHSSYPPLEIEQMPHGERHAAAIDAWTDAVLAHYRSTTDADHRRHHA; this is encoded by the coding sequence CTGGGCATCCTGATCGTGGTCGCCTCGCTCAGTGGCAATACCCGGGAGCTGGGACGGCAGATCGCCGAGCGGTGTCGCGCGGCGGGTCACGCGGTGCATTGGCAGGAGGCCGACGACCTGCGCCAGCCGGCTCCGCTGGCGGCCGATGAAGCCGACCTCGTGCTGCTGGGCAGCTGGACCGACAACGCCGGGCGCACACCGGCGGAGATGAAGGCATGGGTGGCCGGCATTGCCGGGCTGGGTCAGCGGCCGCGACAGGTAGCCGTGTTCGGCACCGGTGAGACACAGTGGGGCCAGGAGTACTACTGCGGCGCCGTGCACCGCCTGATCCGCTACTTCCACAGCAGCTACCCGCCGCTGGAGATTGAACAGATGCCGCACGGCGAACGCCACGCCGCCGCCATCGACGCCTGGACCGACGCGGTCCTGGCCCATTACCGGAGTACCACCGATGCAGATCATCGACGCCACCACGCCTGA